Proteins encoded together in one Chloroflexota bacterium window:
- a CDS encoding BMC domain-containing protein: MAEALGMIETKGFAAMVEAADAMVKAAKVDLVGYEKIGGGYVTAIVRGDVAAVKAALEAGAKSAEKIGEVVSVHVIARPHVNVDLVLPLGRAEQAKTEGK, encoded by the coding sequence ATGGCTGAAGCACTGGGTATGATCGAAACGAAGGGCTTTGCTGCGATGGTCGAGGCGGCCGATGCGATGGTGAAGGCGGCCAAAGTCGATCTGGTGGGATACGAGAAGATCGGCGGCGGCTATGTGACCGCGATCGTGCGCGGCGATGTTGCGGCCGTCAAGGCGGCGCTCGAGGCCGGCGCCAAGAGCGCCGAAAAGATCGGCGAGGTCGTCTCGGTCCACGTGATCGCGCGGCCGCACGTCAATGTCGACCTGGTGCTGCCGCTGGGTCGTGCCGAGCAAGCTAAGACCGAAGGCAAGTAG
- the deoC gene encoding deoxyribose-phosphate aldolase, whose translation MLALAAQNPGAPSPCDGCKSGQCALECAGSQQIIAAGASRLSLNPGVKRDPSQVAHLIDHTLLKPEATEDQIAQLCYEARKFNFVAVCVNPNWVALCKQLLRGTPVKIATVVGFPLGAHAAETKVFETAQAAKDGADEIDMVINIGALKSGDLDVVERDVHAVVEVAHALGAIVKVIIEAALLTDDEKVQACVLSKAAGADFVKTSTGFGPGGATAHDVALMRKTVGGELGIKAAGGIRDLKQVDEMVAAGATRIGASAGVKIMQEAAGPERK comes from the coding sequence ATGCTCGCGCTGGCCGCCCAAAACCCCGGCGCCCCCTCGCCCTGCGACGGATGCAAGAGCGGCCAGTGCGCGCTGGAGTGCGCGGGCAGCCAGCAGATCATCGCCGCCGGCGCCAGCCGACTGTCGCTGAATCCGGGCGTGAAACGCGATCCGTCGCAGGTGGCACACCTGATCGACCACACGCTGCTCAAACCCGAGGCAACCGAAGACCAGATCGCGCAGTTGTGCTACGAGGCGCGCAAATTCAACTTCGTCGCCGTTTGCGTCAACCCGAACTGGGTGGCGCTCTGTAAGCAGTTGCTGCGCGGCACGCCAGTCAAAATCGCAACGGTCGTCGGCTTCCCGCTCGGCGCGCACGCCGCCGAGACCAAGGTGTTCGAGACCGCGCAGGCCGCCAAGGACGGCGCCGACGAAATCGACATGGTCATCAACATCGGCGCGCTCAAGTCCGGCGACCTTGATGTGGTCGAGCGCGACGTGCATGCGGTGGTCGAGGTCGCGCACGCGCTCGGCGCCATCGTCAAGGTCATCATCGAGGCGGCGCTGCTGACCGACGACGAAAAAGTGCAGGCCTGTGTGCTGTCCAAAGCCGCCGGCGCCGACTTTGTAAAGACGTCGACCGGCTTCGGGCCGGGCGGCGCGACCGCGCACGACGTTGCCTTGATGCGCAAGACGGTCGGCGGCGAGCTGGGCATCAAGGCGGCCGGGGGCATCCGCGACCTCAAGCAGGTCGACGAGATGGTGGCGGCCGGCGCCACTCGCATTGGCGCGAGCGCCGGCGTCAAGATCATGCAGGAAGCTGCGGGCCCGGAACGCAAGTAA
- a CDS encoding EutN/CcmL family microcompartment protein, producing MLLGRVIGTVVASRKEPSMDGLKFLLVRQIDVAGKESSSYAVAVDAVGAGVGEVVMLATGSSARQTEATDKRPCDAVVMAIVDSWDVEGGAGFRKTPAGGTWAS from the coding sequence ATGCTACTCGGCAGGGTCATCGGCACCGTGGTCGCCAGCCGCAAGGAGCCCAGCATGGATGGGCTGAAGTTCCTGCTCGTGCGGCAAATCGATGTGGCCGGCAAAGAGTCCAGCAGCTACGCGGTGGCGGTTGACGCGGTCGGCGCCGGCGTTGGCGAGGTCGTTATGCTCGCCACCGGTTCGTCGGCGCGCCAGACCGAGGCCACCGACAAGCGGCCGTGCGATGCGGTCGTCATGGCGATTGTCGACAGTTGGGACGTTGAGGGCGGCGCGGGCTTTCGCAAGACGCCGGCCGGCGGGACATGGGCTTCATGA
- a CDS encoding thioredoxin family protein, translating to MAQLRVPIDDKRFQTGLSWKDYLAQMGEHRARTEENFGKAQLTDDERAFFKGITQVKYIVMLAENWCGDVHRNSPMLARVAEALPGAEMRVFFRDQNLDLTDCYLNNSYRSIPIFVMFDKEWNEIGRWVERPSRATSVSVTMRARLVDSVPADQREPAIAEFRKRMNEAYEGPDGLWHDTVKEVRQIIETKFGLLPKE from the coding sequence ATGGCACAGCTTCGCGTACCGATTGACGACAAGCGCTTCCAGACCGGCCTGTCGTGGAAGGACTACCTGGCACAGATGGGCGAGCATCGCGCCCGCACGGAAGAGAACTTCGGCAAAGCGCAGTTGACGGACGATGAGCGCGCGTTCTTCAAGGGCATCACTCAGGTCAAATACATTGTGATGCTGGCCGAGAACTGGTGCGGCGATGTGCACCGCAACTCGCCGATGCTGGCGCGCGTAGCCGAGGCGCTGCCCGGCGCGGAAATGCGCGTCTTCTTCCGCGACCAAAACCTCGATCTCACCGACTGTTATCTTAACAACAGCTACCGCTCGATTCCGATCTTCGTCATGTTCGACAAGGAGTGGAACGAAATCGGCCGCTGGGTCGAGCGCCCCTCACGCGCAACGTCGGTCAGCGTCACCATGCGCGCGCGCCTCGTCGATTCGGTGCCCGCCGACCAGCGCGAGCCGGCCATCGCCGAGTTCCGCAAGCGTATGAACGAGGCCTACGAAGGACCCGATGGCTTATGGCACGACACGGTTAAAGAAGTGCGGCAGATCATCGAGACGAAGTTCGGACTGCTGCCGAAGGAATAG
- the lepB gene encoding signal peptidase I has protein sequence MDLNDDMQAAAPERVAAEAVGLDNPSFASASGLPDMPALTDPVAPPDMAPAMPSEPSVPAIPVPASPWSGARIFIRETVETIALTLIIFLVIRAGVQNFRIEGQSMEPNFHDGQYLLVSKIDYMIGKPQRGDVVVFIAPTNQEKDFIKRVIGLPGETVEIRDGRITINGRELPQNYTVNTGTYSYGPVKVGDEELFVLGDNRNYSSDSHSWGMLPQKDLIGKAWVSYWPPPQWGIIQTPSFGDVAASPGAPARQTTPLPGPTIAAYPTN, from the coding sequence ATGGACTTGAATGACGATATGCAGGCCGCCGCGCCCGAGCGGGTCGCGGCGGAAGCTGTGGGACTAGACAATCCGTCGTTTGCTTCAGCATCGGGACTGCCGGATATGCCTGCTCTGACCGATCCGGTGGCGCCACCCGACATGGCGCCCGCTATGCCGAGCGAGCCGTCGGTGCCCGCCATCCCCGTGCCGGCATCGCCGTGGAGCGGGGCGCGCATCTTCATCCGCGAAACGGTCGAAACGATTGCCCTCACGCTGATCATCTTCCTGGTGATTCGCGCCGGCGTGCAGAACTTCCGGATCGAGGGGCAGAGCATGGAGCCCAACTTCCACGACGGCCAATACTTACTAGTAAGCAAGATCGACTACATGATCGGCAAGCCGCAGCGCGGCGACGTGGTCGTGTTCATTGCGCCGACCAACCAGGAAAAGGACTTCATCAAGCGCGTGATTGGGCTGCCCGGCGAAACGGTCGAGATTCGCGACGGACGCATCACGATCAATGGCCGTGAATTGCCGCAAAACTACACGGTCAATACCGGAACCTACAGCTACGGGCCGGTCAAGGTCGGCGACGAGGAACTGTTCGTGCTCGGCGACAACCGCAACTACTCCAGCGATTCGCACTCCTGGGGCATGTTGCCGCAGAAGGACCTGATCGGCAAAGCGTGGGTTTCGTACTGGCCACCACCGCAGTGGGGCATCATCCAAACGCCATCGTTCGGCGACGTCGCTGCATCGCCAGGCGCACCGGCCAGGCAGACGACGCCATTACCAGGGCCAACCATCGCAGCCTACCCAACCAACTGA
- a CDS encoding diguanylate cyclase, which yields MPSTRHPSTPQIIGFGLLATVLITCASYAGANTSLSYLYLIPIVLVTWRLGWPTGVVLSLICTGAGLASDLLIGVPRASLLAPYASAALRFAQFLLATFVLARLKSSLEREKGLARTDDLTGLANSRMFVELARSEINRARRYKRPMSVAYIDLDNFKAVNDNFGHQTGDLVLRAVADGIRSHIRTVDSSARLGGDEFAILLPETGVDAAAFVLAKLRGELLRLMEQRSWQITFSIGLMTFISPPESVNEMVRLADALMYEVKKSGKNSIRQSQSPGVGIPATLPIGAELPFADLDLAMLARTDRPAANPSHRLFPWRATISATCRQFTLPYALLSLGTAAALLVIVASAHTISESLPGSSFYALKRGGEALQLELASDPAVKARIHIALADQRLMETGALLRQGRSDLASQTAEEYDNEVDAVLEVFRTEPREVSLQLLQQIVERLADQQDALRQLERELPVADQAMVQRNLVRNRSALGQIESVAAAVVLLRVTPTIIPPSNFAGTPTKAPAATSVALGVATATGTPGAGTSALPAFVTSTATTPDSAPTDATTATATSTPNGIPTDTPTQETALPTAQASAIPTAEPLPTATDTPTATQAPAPTGTATLPATPSATPAGVPSTAPTREATATDTPSPTVMPPPTATPISTPNPVPASTRTPIPTSTLPRLATPTTTATPSPTRTSTLWVTASRTMTPTATSTKAATPVRTATPTRTLSPTGTPTRTPAPPTPTRTPHWKTHATKTPAPTRTPRFIATAHWADTLGISY from the coding sequence ATGCCTAGCACACGACATCCATCAACACCGCAGATTATCGGCTTTGGCTTGCTGGCTACGGTGCTGATCACCTGTGCCAGCTACGCCGGTGCCAACACCAGCCTGTCGTATCTCTACCTGATCCCCATCGTACTTGTGACGTGGCGCCTGGGCTGGCCCACCGGCGTCGTGCTATCCCTCATTTGTACCGGTGCCGGACTGGCCAGCGATCTCCTCATTGGAGTTCCGCGCGCAAGCCTCCTGGCTCCCTACGCCAGTGCTGCCTTACGTTTCGCGCAATTCCTCCTCGCTACTTTTGTACTAGCGAGACTCAAGTCGTCATTGGAACGTGAGAAGGGACTGGCGCGGACTGACGACTTGACTGGCCTGGCCAATTCACGCATGTTCGTTGAATTAGCTCGCTCCGAAATCAACCGGGCCAGGCGCTACAAGCGCCCGATGTCGGTTGCCTACATTGACCTTGACAACTTCAAGGCGGTGAACGACAATTTCGGCCATCAAACCGGAGACTTGGTCCTGCGGGCGGTGGCCGACGGCATTCGGAGCCACATCCGCACGGTCGACTCGAGTGCGCGGCTCGGTGGCGACGAATTCGCCATCCTATTGCCAGAGACCGGCGTCGATGCTGCGGCGTTTGTGCTTGCCAAGCTGCGCGGTGAGCTACTGCGCCTCATGGAGCAACGGAGCTGGCAGATCACGTTCAGTATAGGTTTGATGACATTCATCAGCCCGCCCGAGTCAGTCAATGAGATGGTGCGACTGGCCGACGCGCTGATGTATGAAGTGAAAAAGTCGGGCAAGAACTCAATCAGGCAAAGTCAGTCGCCGGGTGTAGGCATTCCGGCAACGTTGCCCATCGGCGCAGAGTTACCATTTGCTGACTTGGACTTGGCCATGCTTGCCCGGACTGATCGCCCGGCCGCCAATCCAAGCCACCGACTTTTCCCATGGCGCGCAACTATTTCGGCCACATGCAGACAGTTCACGCTTCCTTATGCCCTTCTGAGTTTGGGAACGGCTGCGGCACTCCTTGTAATAGTCGCCAGTGCCCACACGATCAGCGAGAGCCTGCCGGGCAGTTCGTTCTATGCGCTCAAGCGCGGCGGCGAAGCGCTGCAGCTTGAACTCGCAAGTGACCCGGCCGTCAAGGCGCGCATCCACATTGCGCTGGCCGACCAGCGACTCATGGAGACCGGCGCACTATTGCGGCAAGGACGAAGCGACCTCGCCAGCCAAACGGCTGAGGAATACGACAACGAAGTGGACGCCGTACTCGAGGTATTTCGAACGGAGCCTCGTGAGGTATCATTACAGCTCCTGCAACAGATCGTGGAAAGGCTTGCAGACCAGCAGGACGCTCTCCGCCAGCTTGAACGCGAACTGCCTGTCGCCGATCAAGCTATGGTACAACGAAACCTGGTCCGCAATCGAAGCGCCCTCGGTCAGATTGAGAGTGTGGCGGCAGCGGTCGTATTACTCAGGGTGACTCCTACGATAATACCACCCTCAAATTTCGCGGGAACACCGACAAAGGCTCCCGCCGCCACCTCAGTCGCGTTGGGGGTTGCCACCGCTACCGGTACACCGGGCGCAGGCACAAGCGCTTTGCCGGCTTTCGTCACATCGACCGCGACGACTCCGGATTCCGCGCCAACAGACGCTACAACTGCAACGGCCACTTCGACACCGAACGGCATCCCAACGGACACGCCCACGCAGGAAACCGCACTGCCAACAGCGCAGGCGTCGGCGATACCTACCGCTGAACCGTTGCCGACGGCGACTGATACGCCGACCGCAACGCAAGCGCCGGCGCCCACTGGCACCGCTACGCTGCCCGCCACGCCCTCGGCCACACCAGCAGGCGTTCCATCCACAGCGCCAACGCGCGAAGCGACAGCTACCGATACGCCATCTCCAACCGTGATGCCGCCTCCGACGGCCACACCAATTTCGACACCCAATCCGGTCCCAGCCTCAACCCGCACGCCAATACCAACATCGACACTTCCACGACTCGCCACGCCAACCACGACGGCAACGCCGTCGCCGACAAGAACGAGTACGCTGTGGGTGACCGCCTCACGGACGATGACGCCAACGGCCACTTCCACGAAGGCGGCGACGCCAGTGCGAACGGCGACGCCCACACGCACCCTGTCGCCGACAGGCACACCCACGCGTACGCCCGCGCCACCGACCCCGACGCGCACACCACACTGGAAGACGCATGCGACCAAGACGCCCGCGCCGACGCGCACTCCGCGGTTCATCGCCACAGCGCATTGGGCAGACACTTTGGGCATCTCGTATTAG
- the rpiB gene encoding ribose 5-phosphate isomerase B: MLPESEIRKLVADVVHRVVGPGTPVAGQPPPASAPLPSRRVSAQLIYQDDVRGIADGGELRIGPGNRLTPLAQEFVLQRRIKVVVEKPAAPSAPTQGGLVAIGSDHGGFAMKEALKKFLIESGYKLTDVGTNGTEAVDYPDFAYAVAKMVADGQAWRGIMVDGAGIGSCMVANKVPGVRASMCYDVSTASNAREHNDANVLTLGGALIGANLAQQIVKTWLATPFGGGRHAKRVNKIVDVEQRFARK; encoded by the coding sequence ATGCTCCCCGAATCCGAAATCCGCAAGCTGGTCGCCGACGTGGTTCACCGCGTGGTGGGCCCGGGGACACCGGTAGCCGGTCAGCCGCCTCCCGCCTCGGCCCCGTTGCCCTCCCGTCGTGTCAGCGCGCAACTGATCTACCAGGACGATGTGCGCGGCATCGCCGACGGCGGCGAATTGCGCATCGGCCCCGGCAACCGGCTCACGCCGTTGGCGCAAGAGTTCGTGCTGCAGCGCCGCATCAAGGTCGTTGTGGAGAAGCCCGCCGCACCGTCGGCGCCGACACAGGGCGGTCTCGTGGCGATCGGCTCTGATCACGGCGGCTTCGCCATGAAGGAAGCGCTTAAGAAGTTCCTGATCGAGAGCGGATACAAGCTGACGGATGTCGGCACCAACGGCACGGAGGCCGTGGACTACCCGGACTTCGCCTACGCGGTTGCGAAGATGGTGGCCGACGGCCAGGCCTGGCGCGGCATTATGGTGGACGGCGCCGGCATCGGCAGTTGCATGGTCGCCAACAAAGTGCCCGGCGTGCGCGCGTCCATGTGCTATGATGTCTCCACGGCGTCTAACGCCCGCGAACACAACGACGCCAACGTGTTGACGCTCGGCGGCGCGCTGATCGGGGCCAACCTCGCGCAGCAGATTGTGAAGACGTGGCTTGCGACGCCGTTCGGCGGCGGGCGCCACGCCAAACGCGTCAACAAGATCGTGGATGTCGAGCAGCGCTTCGCGCGCAAATAG